CCTACGTTTGAGGACAGTCGGCTGACGTGAAGTCCCGGCGGACGGGGGAATCGGGTAGAACCCGTACCCGATGCCTCCCGCCGGCTACGCGTACGAAGACAATCCGTTCAAGCTGGAGAACCCCTCCGTCCTCGACATCGCTCCCTCGGAGCCGAAGTCGCTGGAGGACACGGGGCTGAAGATAGGGCTGCTGGCCGACCTGGGCCTCAAGTTCCTCTATTACGCCGGCACCGGCACGGGCGTGGCCATCGCGGAGAGCATGTGCCTGCCCTGGTCCGGCGTCGTCGAGCACGTGGTGGACTTCCTCGCCGCGGAGAAGCTGGTGGACCTGCGCGGCGGCAAGGGCTTTGGCCGCGCCTCCGTGGAGTTCGCCCTCACGGAGAAGGGCCGCGAGTACGCGCGTGACGCCCTCACCCGCTCCACCTACGTGGGCCCCGCCCCGGTCCCCATCGAGCAGTACAACGCCCTCATCAGCAGCCAGACGGAGGAGACGCCCGTCGTGGGCCAGGAGGACCTGGTCGCCGCCCTGGGCCACCTCACCGTCTCCGCGGAGCTGATGGACAAGCTGGGCCCGGCCGTGAACTCCGGCCGCTCCCTCTTCCTCTACGGCCCGCCGGGCAACGGCAAGACGAGCCTGGCGGAGGCCATCTCGCACATGTTCGGCGGCGAGGTGTTCGTCCCGCACTGCCTCGAAATCGACAACCAGATCATCAAGGTCTTCGACCGGATCATCCACACGCCCGTGTCGCTGGAGATCGGCCGCGACGCCAACGGCCGCCGGCAGACCTTCGAAATGGACAAGCGCTGGTCGCTCTGCCGCCGCCCCGCGGTGGTGGTGGGCGGCGAGCTGACGCTGGAGACGTTGGACCTCATCTACTCGGAGAGCACCCGCTTCTACGAGGCGCCGTTCCAGGTGAAGGCCAACGGCGGCATGCTCCTCATCGACGACTTCGGCCGCCAGAAGGTCCACCCCACGGACCTGCTCAACCGGTGGATCGTCCCCCTGGAGAAGCGGGTGGACTTCCTCACCCTGCACACCGGCAAGAAGTTCGAGATCCCGTTCGATCAGCTCCTGGTCTTCTCCACCAACCTGGACCCCAAGGAGCTGGTGGACGAGGCCTTCCTGCGGCGCATCAAGTACAAGATCGAAGTGGGCAACCCGGACGAGGAGTCCTACCGGGAGATCTTCCGCCGGGTGTGCGAGGCGGCGGGCATCCCCTACGTGGACCAGGCCATCACCTACCTGGTGGAGCACTACTACAAGCCGCGCAGCATGGAGATGCGCTCCTGCCACCCCCGGGACCTCGTGTCGCTCATCCGGGACGCCGCCCGATACCGGCAAATCCCGCCAGCCCTTTCAAAAGACCTGCTCGACCAGGCGTGCGAGGTGTTCCTGGTGAATCTCTAGTCGGGTTTTATTTGTTCCAACCGCGCGGAATTTCTAGACTCCACGTGCCGTTGTACCTCCCGGCGCAGCCTCTGAGAATCAGCGCCCGGGGCGGGCCGGAGCGAGAAGGAGCCGCAGTCCGTGAAGGAACGCTACCAGGACATCGACGAGAAGAACGAGCAGCTGCGCGAGTACCTTGAGATCTACAAGGGCAAGCCGCCAGCGCGTGAGTACCTCGACCGCTTCGAGATGTCGTGGATCTACCACGACGCAGCGCTCGAAGGCGTCGTGTACACGCACCAGGAGCTGATGGCCGCGCTCTTCCCGGAGCGCACGGCGGCCGAAGCCTCCATGATCCCGGTGGTGCTGGAGATCCGCAACCACAAGGCCGTGGCGGACTACATCCGCGAGGAGGCGGCGGGCGCGAAGAAGCAGTCCGCGCTCACGCTCACCACCATCAAGCGGATGCACGACCTCTTCCTGGGCAACACGCCGGAAGCCCTGGCCGAGCGCGCGCGCATGGAGCGCCGCGAGCGCACGGAGAAGGAGCTGGCCAAGGAGCGCGACCGCGCGGGGCTGCGCAAGGACATGCCCCTGCACCGCACCTACTTCCACGACATCACCCAGCCCGCGAAGATCCAGGCGCGGCTGGAGAAGCTCGTGGACCACACCGCCAGCGCGGAGTTCCGCGAGTTCCACCCCATCAAACAGGCGGCGGTGGTGCAGCACGAGTTCCTGCAGATCTTCCCCTTCACCGAGCACAGCGGGAAGGTGGGGCGCATGTGCAGCAACCTCATCCTGCTGCGCAACGGCTACATGCCCGCGGTCATCCACTCCATCGACCGGCAGCGCTACTACGAGTCCTTCCGCGCGCCCGTGGCCACGTTCCGCACGGTGCTGATGGACGCGATGGAGAACTCGCTCGACAACGGCGTGAAGTACTTCCGCGACCTGGGCCGCAAGTACAAGACCGTCGAGTAGCCGCGAAGAGAGAGACGAAGTCGAAGCCGTGCGCATCGGGGCTCATGAATCCATCGCTGGGGGCGTGAGCCAGGCCTTCCAGCGAGCCGAAGCGCACGGCGCCCGTGCCCTGCAGATCTTCACGAAGAACGCGCGGGGCTGGAGCGCCCCCGCGCTGACGGACGCGGAGGCTGAAGCCTTCCGCGCCGAGGCCCGCCGCACGGGCCTCCCCGTCATCGCCCACGGCAGCTACCTGGTGAACCTGGCCAGTGAAGTCCCGGAGGCGCGTGAGAAGTCGCTCGCGTGCGTCACCGAGGAGCTCACCCGCTGCGAGCGTCTGGGCATCCCGCTGCTCATCCTCCACCCCGGCTCCCACCCGGACGAGGCGCGCGGCCTCAAGCGCATCGCCGAAGCGCTGGACGAGGTGCACCACCGCTGCCCCGGCTTCCAGGCCCGCGTCTGCCTGGAGGTGACGGCCGGCCAGGGCAACGCGCTGGGCTGGCGCTTCGAGCACCTGGAGGAACTGCTCTCCCGCGTCGGGGACGAGGCGCGGCTGGCGGTGTGCCTGGACACGTGCCACCTGTTCGCGGCCGGCTATGACCTGCGGACGCCCGGGGGCTACGCGGCGGTGATGGACGAGTGCGACCGGCGGGTGGGCCTGGACCGCGTGCGCGCCTTCCACCTCAATGATTGCAAGAAAGACCTGGGTTGCCGGGTGGACCGCCACGAGGAACCGGGCAAGGGAGCAATCGGACTGACGGCCTTCCGCTGCCTCATGAAGGACGCGCGCTTCGTCGACACCATTGGGGTGCTGGAAACACCCTTTCCGGAACGTTACGGGGAGAACATCCGACTTCTCGAATCCCTGTGCCGGAGGAAGTAAAAGAAGAGTCCCCATGCCTTTGACCCCGTCCTTCCAAAGCCGTCGCTCCCAGCTTCCCGCCGGCGGCGAGCTCACGGAGCCTCCGCCAGCGCGGTTGGCGAAGCTGCCGGCCGCAGACAAGCTGGGCCGCCTGCTCCAGGTGGCCAAGGGCCACCGCCGGGCGCTCATCCTCACGCACGACAACCCGGACCCCGACTCCATGGCGGCGGCCGTGTCGCTCGCCCACCTGCTGGAGCGCAAGGCCGGCATCGAGGCCCAGGTGGGCTACGGCGGCATCATCGGACGCGCGGAGAACGTCGCCTTCGTGCGCGTGCTGCGGCTGCCGGTGTCGCACGTGTCGCAGATCGACTTCAGCCAGTACGACCTCTTCGGCCTGGTGGACACGCAACCGCCGGTGCGCAACCACTCGCTGCCGGCGCGCTACCGCGCGGACCTGGTGGTGGACCACCACCCGCTGCGCGAGGAGAGCCTGCTGGCCCCCTTCGCGGACGTGGGCGGCGACTTCGGCGCGACGTCCACGATGCTGGTGGAGTACCTGCGGGCCGCCCGGCTGGAGCCGTCCGTGGAGATCGCCACCGCGCTCTTCTACGGCATCAAGGCGGACACGCGGGACCTGGGCCGTGAGACGACCCAAACGGACGTGGACAGCTACCTGTGGCTGTTCCCCCGCTGTGACAAGCAGCTGCTGGGACAGATTGAACACCCGGAGCTGCCCGCGCGCTTCTTCCAGCTGTTCCACACGTCCATCGAGAAGGCGAAGGTCTACGGCACCGCCATCATCACCGACCTGGAGGAGGTCTACTCCCCGGACATGGTGGCGGAGGTCGCCGAGCGGATGATGTACCTCGAGGGGATGAAGTGGTCCCTGGCCTACGGCACGTTCCGCAACCAGCTCTTCCTGAGCCTGCGGGTGAAGGACCGGCGCATGAACGCGGGCCGCCTCATCCGCGAGCTGTGCGACGACCTGGGCGGCTCCTCCGGCGGCCACGGCAGCATGGCTGGCGCGCGGCTGCCCCTGTCCGGCAGCGCGAACAAGCGCAAGGCGCTCAAGCGCGAGGTGGTGTCGCGCTTCCTCGAAGCCTTCGGCGTCGCCGAGGAGCGGCCGAGGTCGCTGCTGTCCGCGCAGGACACGTGATCTACCTGGACTACAACGCCGCCGCGCCGGTGCGCGCGGAGGTGGCCGCGCTGCTCGCACGGGCCTTCACGGAAGGCGGCTTCGGCAACGCCTCCAGCGTGCATGGCGGAGGGCGCGAGGCCCGGGCCCGGCTGGACGCGGCGCGGACGAAGGTGGCGCGCGTGCTCGGCTGCGAGCCGAAGGAGATCACCTTCACCGCGTCGGGCAGCGAAGCGGATGCGCTCGCGCTGGTGGGCGCCTACGCGGCGCGGCCCGTGAAGGAGCGCCGCCGCGTGGTGTCCACCACGGTGGAGCACCCGGCGGCGCTGGGAGCCCTCACGCTGCTGGAGAGGGACGGCGCCCAGGTGGTGCGGCTGTCCCCCGCTTCCGACGGCCGCGTGCCCCTGGAGGCCGTGCTGGAGGCGCTCACGCCGGACACCGCGCTGTGTTCGTTGATGTGGGCCAACAACGAGACGGGCGTGCTGCAGCCGGTGGCGGAGGCCGCGCGCGCGTGCCGTCAGCGAGGCATCCTCTTCCACACGGACGCAGTGCAGGCCGCGGGCAAGGTGCCGCTGTCGCTGCGCGAAGTGGACGCGGATCTCCTCTCCCTCTCCGCGCACAAGTTCGGCGGTCCCCAGGGCGTGGGAGTGCTCGTGGTCCGCAAGGGAGTGGACGTGCGGGCGCTGACGCCGGGGCACCAGGAGGGAGGCCGGCGAGGAGGCACGCAGAACGTGCCCTACGCGGAGGCCCTGGCCCTGGCCCTGGAGCTGGCCACGGCGGAGCAGTCCAGCGCCGCCGCGAAGGTGGCGGCCCTCCGCGACGCCTTCGAACAACAGGTGCTCCAGCGGCTGCCCGGCGTGACGGTGAACGGAGCCCAGGCACCCCGGGTGCCCAACACCAGCAACCTGCGCTTCGACGGTGTGGAGGGTGAAGCGCTCCTGATGGCGCTGGACCTGGAGGACATCCGCGTGTCGTCGGGAGCGGCCTGCGCGTCCGGCACGCTGTCCCCGTCCCACGTGCTGCGCGCCATGGGCCTCTCGCCCGCGCAGGCGCGCGGAAGCCTGCGCTTCAGCCTGGGTCCTTCCACCACGAGCGCCGACGTGGAGCGCGTGGTGGAAGCGCTGTGCACGCACGTGCCCCTTGTGCGCGCGCTGGGCTGATCACCACTTCTGTTCGGGCAGATTCTTCTCGCGCACCTCCGGGTCGGGCTGTCCGTAGCCGGGCATCCCCTCCTTGGCCTCATCGGCCTTGGGCGGAAGTCGCTCGTCGCCGTGCCGCGTCTCGCGGGCGGGCTGCTCCTTCTCGGGCTGCTGCTGCTTTCGCTCGGTCGCCATGGATTCCTCCCGGTGCATGTTCGCGGGAGGAAAGGTCATCATCCGGGGCATGGGCCGCAGCGGGCTCCACCGTCCGGGAGCCCGCTCGCCAGGGCCCTGCCCGCCTGGCTACCCGTTGCCGTCGGAAGAGCCGTTGGGCGGCCCGCCCCGGTACACGGGCATCTCATCCGTGGTGCCGAACAGGCCGCGCACCACCGCCGCGATGGCCAGGGGCGTGCCCACGTTCTCGTCGAAGTGCGGCGACAGGGCCTTCGCGTACTCCTCCGCGGACAGGAAGCGGTCCTCGGGGTTCTCCGCGAACGCGCGCGCCAGCACCGCGTCCAGCGCCTTCGGGATGTCCGGCCTCACCGAGCTCAACAGCCGGTACTTGCGCGACAGGATGCCCGCGAAGACCTCTTCGGGCGTCGTGCCCACGAAGGGGCGGCCCAGCGTGAGCAGCTCATAGAGCACCACGCTCGCGGCCCACAGGTCCGCCTCCGGGGTGACGGCGCCCTGCAGCGACTCCGGGGACAGGTAGTACGGCTTGCCGAGCACCTCGCCGCCTTGGAGCTTCCCGTCCACCAGCACGCGCGACACGCCGAAGTCGCCCAGCTTGATCTCCCCCACCCGGGAGATGAACAGGTTGGACGGGGACACGTCGCAGTGGACGATGCCCAGCGGCTTGCCGTCCGGCCCGGTGGCGGTGTGCGCGTACGCGAGAGCCTCCAGCAGCACCTTCGCCAGGTACACCGCGAAGTCGACGGGGAGCGGAATCCCGCGCGCCTTGCACCGGCGCAGGATGTGGCCCAGGTCGCGCCCGTCCACCAGGTCCATCACCAGGAAGGACACGTCGTCCAGCATCCCGGCGTCCAGCACCTTCACGATGTTCGGGTGGTCCAACTGGCGCGACAGCTGCGCCTCGCGGCGGAAGAGGTCCACCGACGCCGGGTCGCGGGTGAGCGCGGGCAGCAGCCGCTTGAGCGCCACCGTCCAGCCCTCGTACGGACCGGAGCGCACGCGCGCGCGGTACACCTCGGCCATGCCGCCCTTGCCCAGCAACGACAGGATTTCGTAGTTGCCGAAGACGCGAACAGGCTTCGACACGGAGTTCGGCGCGTTCACGGGCTGGCGCTTCCAGCTCCTTGCGACTCACGGCCCTGGACCCGCTTGCGACCGCGGGCCTGCTTCAACTGCTGCTCGTACAGCGCCCCTTCCCTGGCGAACTGCTGGAGCTCGCGCTCCACCAGCGCGTTGCCCTCCGGAGGGGACCACCCTTCCGCCAGCGCGCGGCGCAGCGCTTCTTGCGCGACCCGCGACTCCTGGGCCGCGCGCTTCACGCAGGCCATCCAGAACCAGGCTTCCGCCCGTGCCGGGCCGGGGCCCACGCCGCGCGCCTGCTCCAGGTACTTGAGCGCCTCCTGCTGCTGGTGCCGCAGGAAGTGCGACACCCCCATGCCGGTCAGCGCCCAGGCGTTGTTCTTCTCCTTCTCCTGCGCCAGCACCAGTTGGAACTGCTGCGAGGCGGCGATGGGGTTCTGGGCCAACAGATGGGCCTGCCCCTGCCTCAGGGTCGCCGCCACGTCCACCGGCTCCAGCCGGCGCTGCGCCGCCACCTGCGCCGCGCCACCGGACGGCGGCGGCGAGGGGGCCTGCGCCTGACGCTGCTCGGTCGCCTGCGCCGTCACGGGCGTCAGGGCCGCGCCCTGGTCCGGGGGCCGCAGCACCAGCATGCCGCTCTTGGGCAGGGCCGGGGACTCGCAGCCGCCCTCCAGCTTCACCACGCCCGCAAGCGCGCGCTCCTCCACGTTGTAGACGAGCATCAGCGGGAAGCTCCGGGACGGGGTGCAGGTGTCGCCCGTCTGACAGAGCGTGATCTCCCCCAGGAAGACGTTGCCCTGGAAGTCGCCCGTCAACATCTGCTCGGCGACCGGGCGCTGGCAGGGTCCCCCGGCCGGCGCGGTGCCGACGAGATGGTCCCCGTCCGAGCGCAACTCGATGGGGCCGAACGCATCTCCCTGGTAGGTACTGTTCAGCTGCGGACCCGCCCAGGCGAATCCGGAGGCGAGGCAGGCTACCGCCGCGAGAGCCAATGTTGAGGTCGGGAGCGACATGTCGGGGACCCGGGCATCATAGAAGTCCACGGGGCGGCTTGTAAACGCGCGAGGACGGCTTGACCGCACGCTTCTCCATCCTTATCATTTTCCCAGAACGCCCTGGGATTTTCCCAGTGATTCTAAGGACTTGTAGCGAGATTTGAGCGGTAAAAGGTCTGTTCCCTGCGGGGTGCGTGATGCCCAGCAGAAATTCGAACCGATACGTCCATTCCGGGGTCCGTTTCGGTCGCCATGTGCAAGCCCTCCCCCTTCACCGGGGATGAGGGAAGCCTGCGGTGACATGATTTCGGTCCCCACCTGGCTTCTAAGGGTTCAATGGACGCTGGACACACGGCTCGGCGGGGGACTCTTTCTTTGGAGCGGCGGCGGTGAGCGAGACGGCGGCGGATACGGTGGCGGCGGCGGCGGAGAAGAAGGTCACGCTTCGTGAGGAACTGACGGCGCGCCGCAAGGCGATGACCAACGACCTCATCGACGAGCGGGGCCTCAAGGTCCAGTCTCGATTCCTGGCATCGCCCTACTATCAGAAGGCGCGGACGGTGGCGCTCTACGCCCCCATCCGGGGCGAGGTGCCCACCCGGGACATCCTCATCGCGGCGTTGCAGGACGAGAAGATCGTCTGCTACCCGCTGTCCCACGTGCATGGGCGCATCCTGGCCTTCCGGGCCATCAAGTCGGAGAGCGAGCTGGAGCCGGGACGCCTGGGCGTCCGCGAGCCCACGAACTCCTCGGACCTGATCGCCGTGGATCAGATCGACCTGTTCGTGGTGCCCGGCCTGGGCTTCAGCCCGGACGGCAAGCGGCTGGGGCGCGGCGGTGGCTACTACGACGCCACCCTCAAGGCGGCCAGCTCGCGCAGCCGCCGGGTGGGGCTGGCCTTCAACGACCAGATCGTCCAGGCGCTGCCCACGACGAGCGACGACGTGGACATGGACCAGATCGTCACGGAGAGCCAGACGCTGCGCGGGTTGTGCCGCAGCTTCGACTTCCTGGACACCTGAGTCGTCAGGCGGACGACCGGACCTTCACGGGTGGGGCGGACTGGAGAAGTCCCGCCCTGCCCGTTGTCTTTTTTGGGCTAGTGTCCGCGGCGCCATGAACCCGGACGCACTGCGCAAGGCGACCCCCGAAGAACAGTTCGAAGAAGTCACTCGCGGCACCGTGGATTTGCAGGTGCCGGAGGACCTGAAGAAGAAGCTCCAGCGCTCGTATGACAAGGGCAAGCCCCTGGTCATCAAGGCGGGCTTCGACCCCAGCCGTCCGGACCTGCACCTGGGCCACTCGCTGCTGCTGACGCGCATGCGGCGCTTCCAGGAGTTCGGCCACACGGTGGTGTTCCTCATCGGGGACTTCACCGCCCTCATCGGCGACCCCACCGGCAAGAACGTCACGCGTCCGCCCCTCACCCGCGACGAGGTGAAGGTCAACTCGGAGACGTACAAGCAGCAGGTCTTCAAGGTCCTGGACCCGGACAAGACGGTGGTGAAGTTCAACTCGGAGTGGCTCGACGCGCTGGGCACCGAGGGGATGATCCGCCTGGCGGCGCGCTACTCCGTGCAGCGCATGCTGGAGCGCGACGACTTCAAGAAGCGCTTCCGTGAGAACCGCTCCATCTCCATCCACGAGTTCCTCTACCCGCTGCTGCAGGGCTACGACTCCGTGGCGCTGAAGGCGGACGTGGAGCTGGGCGCGACGGATCAGCTCTTCAACCTGCTGGTGGGCCGACAGCTGATGAAGGAGGAGGGGCTGGAGCCGCAGGTCATCATGACGGGCCCCATCCTGGAGGGCCTGGACGCGAAGCTGGTGGACGGCGTCATCACCGGCGACAAGATGTCCAAGAGCCTGGACAACTACGTGGGCATCGACGAGCCGGCGGACAGCATCTTCGGCAAGTTGATGAGCATCACGGACGACCTGATGTGGCGGTACTACAAGCTCCTCTCCTCCATGCCGCTCAAGCAGGTGCTGGAGCTGGAGGAGAAGACGAAGTCTGGCGCCGCCCACCCCAAGGTCGCGAAGGTCGCCTTCGCGCAGGAGATGGCCGCGCGCTTCCAGGGTGAAGAGGCCGGGCGCAAGGCCGCCGAGGACTTCGATAAGCGCTTCGCCAAGAAGGAGCTGTCCGCGGAGGAGCTGCCGCTGGTGGAGGTGTCGCTCGCGGGCGCGGAGAAGCTGCTGGTGACGAAGGTGCTGCCGGAGACGAAGCTCGTGGCCTCCTCCACGGAGGCGCGCAAGCTGATGACCCAGGGTGGCGTCCGGGTGAACGGCGAGAAGGTCACCGACCCCAAGGCGGAGCTGGGGGCCGGCGAGTACACGGTGCAGGTGGGCAGGCTGAAGGCCGCGCGACTGAAGCTGGCCTGAGGCCGTTGAGCACCGCCCGCGCTGGGGTCACGGCGCGGGCGGCTCCTTCGGCAGCGCGCCTTCGTACAGCGCGGCCGAGCGCCCCATCATGAAGCCGTGGGGCAAGAGCTTCATCATCGTCGCGAGGAAGCGGTTGAGGACGCCGGGCACGGCGAGCTCGCGGCGGTGCTCGAAGGCGTCCACGGCGATGCGCGCGCAGGCCTCCGCGGACATGATGCCCATGTCGCCCGCCTTGAACTTCCGGTCCAGGCCGGACACCGACAGCATCTCCGTGGCGATGCCGCCCGGCGCGAAGACGGTGACGGACACGCCCGCCTTGCGCAGCTCGTAGGCCAGGCCGCGCCCGTAGCTGATGACGAACGACTTCGTCGCCGCGTAGGCCGTCTGGTACGGAAGCGGCGCGAAGCCCGCGGTGCTGGCGACGAGCATCAGCGCCCCTCCCCCGCCCTGCTTCGCGAAGTGCGCGCCGAAGAGCTGGGACATGCGCACCACGCTGGTGATGTTGGTGGCCAGCATCGCGTCGAAGGACTCGGGCTGCTGCTCCAGCGCATGTCCGAAGTAGGTGACGCCCGCGTTGAGGATGACGCCGTCGACGGTGCGGCCGG
This genomic stretch from Corallococcus caeni harbors:
- a CDS encoding DHH family phosphoesterase codes for the protein MPLTPSFQSRRSQLPAGGELTEPPPARLAKLPAADKLGRLLQVAKGHRRALILTHDNPDPDSMAAAVSLAHLLERKAGIEAQVGYGGIIGRAENVAFVRVLRLPVSHVSQIDFSQYDLFGLVDTQPPVRNHSLPARYRADLVVDHHPLREESLLAPFADVGGDFGATSTMLVEYLRAARLEPSVEIATALFYGIKADTRDLGRETTQTDVDSYLWLFPRCDKQLLGQIEHPELPARFFQLFHTSIEKAKVYGTAIITDLEEVYSPDMVAEVAERMMYLEGMKWSLAYGTFRNQLFLSLRVKDRRMNAGRLIRELCDDLGGSSGGHGSMAGARLPLSGSANKRKALKREVVSRFLEAFGVAEERPRSLLSAQDT
- a CDS encoding Fic family protein, translating into MKERYQDIDEKNEQLREYLEIYKGKPPAREYLDRFEMSWIYHDAALEGVVYTHQELMAALFPERTAAEASMIPVVLEIRNHKAVADYIREEAAGAKKQSALTLTTIKRMHDLFLGNTPEALAERARMERRERTEKELAKERDRAGLRKDMPLHRTYFHDITQPAKIQARLEKLVDHTASAEFREFHPIKQAAVVQHEFLQIFPFTEHSGKVGRMCSNLILLRNGYMPAVIHSIDRQRYYESFRAPVATFRTVLMDAMENSLDNGVKYFRDLGRKYKTVE
- the tyrS gene encoding tyrosine--tRNA ligase; the encoded protein is MNPDALRKATPEEQFEEVTRGTVDLQVPEDLKKKLQRSYDKGKPLVIKAGFDPSRPDLHLGHSLLLTRMRRFQEFGHTVVFLIGDFTALIGDPTGKNVTRPPLTRDEVKVNSETYKQQVFKVLDPDKTVVKFNSEWLDALGTEGMIRLAARYSVQRMLERDDFKKRFRENRSISIHEFLYPLLQGYDSVALKADVELGATDQLFNLLVGRQLMKEEGLEPQVIMTGPILEGLDAKLVDGVITGDKMSKSLDNYVGIDEPADSIFGKLMSITDDLMWRYYKLLSSMPLKQVLELEEKTKSGAAHPKVAKVAFAQEMAARFQGEEAGRKAAEDFDKRFAKKELSAEELPLVEVSLAGAEKLLVTKVLPETKLVASSTEARKLMTQGGVRVNGEKVTDPKAELGAGEYTVQVGRLKAARLKLA
- a CDS encoding deoxyribonuclease IV, which encodes MRIGAHESIAGGVSQAFQRAEAHGARALQIFTKNARGWSAPALTDAEAEAFRAEARRTGLPVIAHGSYLVNLASEVPEAREKSLACVTEELTRCERLGIPLLILHPGSHPDEARGLKRIAEALDEVHHRCPGFQARVCLEVTAGQGNALGWRFEHLEELLSRVGDEARLAVCLDTCHLFAAGYDLRTPGGYAAVMDECDRRVGLDRVRAFHLNDCKKDLGCRVDRHEEPGKGAIGLTAFRCLMKDARFVDTIGVLETPFPERYGENIRLLESLCRRK
- a CDS encoding SDR family NAD(P)-dependent oxidoreductase, which encodes MKPMNFRGRWVLITGASSGLGLEMARLLAKEHGAHIIAVARREDRLIALKAELEAAHGVQVLPLSADLSRPGEATRVFETATAGRTVDGVILNAGVTYFGHALEQQPESFDAMLATNITSVVRMSQLFGAHFAKQGGGGALMLVASTAGFAPLPYQTAYAATKSFVISYGRGLAYELRKAGVSVTVFAPGGIATEMLSVSGLDRKFKAGDMGIMSAEACARIAVDAFEHRRELAVPGVLNRFLATMMKLLPHGFMMGRSAALYEGALPKEPPAP
- a CDS encoding tetratricopeptide repeat protein, with amino-acid sequence MSLPTSTLALAAVACLASGFAWAGPQLNSTYQGDAFGPIELRSDGDHLVGTAPAGGPCQRPVAEQMLTGDFQGNVFLGEITLCQTGDTCTPSRSFPLMLVYNVEERALAGVVKLEGGCESPALPKSGMLVLRPPDQGAALTPVTAQATEQRQAQAPSPPPSGGAAQVAAQRRLEPVDVAATLRQGQAHLLAQNPIAASQQFQLVLAQEKEKNNAWALTGMGVSHFLRHQQQEALKYLEQARGVGPGPARAEAWFWMACVKRAAQESRVAQEALRRALAEGWSPPEGNALVERELQQFAREGALYEQQLKQARGRKRVQGRESQGAGSASP
- a CDS encoding cysteine desulfurase family protein, which gives rise to MIYLDYNAAAPVRAEVAALLARAFTEGGFGNASSVHGGGREARARLDAARTKVARVLGCEPKEITFTASGSEADALALVGAYAARPVKERRRVVSTTVEHPAALGALTLLERDGAQVVRLSPASDGRVPLEAVLEALTPDTALCSLMWANNETGVLQPVAEAARACRQRGILFHTDAVQAAGKVPLSLREVDADLLSLSAHKFGGPQGVGVLVVRKGVDVRALTPGHQEGGRRGGTQNVPYAEALALALELATAEQSSAAAKVAALRDAFEQQVLQRLPGVTVNGAQAPRVPNTSNLRFDGVEGEALLMALDLEDIRVSSGAACASGTLSPSHVLRAMGLSPAQARGSLRFSLGPSTTSADVERVVEALCTHVPLVRALG
- a CDS encoding 5-formyltetrahydrofolate cyclo-ligase: MSETAADTVAAAAEKKVTLREELTARRKAMTNDLIDERGLKVQSRFLASPYYQKARTVALYAPIRGEVPTRDILIAALQDEKIVCYPLSHVHGRILAFRAIKSESELEPGRLGVREPTNSSDLIAVDQIDLFVVPGLGFSPDGKRLGRGGGYYDATLKAASSRSRRVGLAFNDQIVQALPTTSDDVDMDQIVTESQTLRGLCRSFDFLDT
- a CDS encoding AAA family ATPase, which produces MPPAGYAYEDNPFKLENPSVLDIAPSEPKSLEDTGLKIGLLADLGLKFLYYAGTGTGVAIAESMCLPWSGVVEHVVDFLAAEKLVDLRGGKGFGRASVEFALTEKGREYARDALTRSTYVGPAPVPIEQYNALISSQTEETPVVGQEDLVAALGHLTVSAELMDKLGPAVNSGRSLFLYGPPGNGKTSLAEAISHMFGGEVFVPHCLEIDNQIIKVFDRIIHTPVSLEIGRDANGRRQTFEMDKRWSLCRRPAVVVGGELTLETLDLIYSESTRFYEAPFQVKANGGMLLIDDFGRQKVHPTDLLNRWIVPLEKRVDFLTLHTGKKFEIPFDQLLVFSTNLDPKELVDEAFLRRIKYKIEVGNPDEESYREIFRRVCEAAGIPYVDQAITYLVEHYYKPRSMEMRSCHPRDLVSLIRDAARYRQIPPALSKDLLDQACEVFLVNL
- a CDS encoding serine/threonine-protein kinase; its protein translation is MNAPNSVSKPVRVFGNYEILSLLGKGGMAEVYRARVRSGPYEGWTVALKRLLPALTRDPASVDLFRREAQLSRQLDHPNIVKVLDAGMLDDVSFLVMDLVDGRDLGHILRRCKARGIPLPVDFAVYLAKVLLEALAYAHTATGPDGKPLGIVHCDVSPSNLFISRVGEIKLGDFGVSRVLVDGKLQGGEVLGKPYYLSPESLQGAVTPEADLWAASVVLYELLTLGRPFVGTTPEEVFAGILSRKYRLLSSVRPDIPKALDAVLARAFAENPEDRFLSAEEYAKALSPHFDENVGTPLAIAAVVRGLFGTTDEMPVYRGGPPNGSSDGNG